One Papaver somniferum cultivar HN1 chromosome 10, ASM357369v1, whole genome shotgun sequence genomic window carries:
- the LOC113317591 gene encoding putative pentatricopeptide repeat-containing protein At3g25060, mitochondrial → MYYIPRGPWTKSLLSVCKDKRSVAQVHALMILTGILVTGSNNNNNNLLIASYARTGDFFSARSVFDDLPHRGVMTWNALIIAYSRKGSPDEVIGLYRRMILEGIKPDSSIFTVTLKACASLLDLKTGEEIRDLAIEYGYKDDVFVCSSVLNLYAKCGKMDEAMRIFDGMPKKDLVSWTTMISGFVRIGGSMEAVTIYRRMQNEGMEGDGIVMVGLLQSCASLGDLKMGLSIHGYMIRREFTMDVVVQTTLIDMYVKNGLLTVASSVFRKMSYRNVVSWGALMSGFAQNGFAGEAFELLIQMQRDGFKPDMASLLSVLVACSHIGLLKLGKSVHGYIARRLEFDHVSATAMIDMYSKCGSLSSACSLFDRVNTRDMISWNAIIAGYGVHGQGREALSIFLQMNETNLKPDHATFASLLSAFSHSGLVEEGLHWFNLMVTDYKIQPHEKHYVCVVDLLARAGRVEEAHELIEAMVNEPGIAVWVALLSGCRNKVNIDFGQKIANKVLQLKPDDPGIYALVSNVFAAARNWDAVASVRKLMRNSGRKKIPGYSVAEVNGRLHAFLVEDKSHPQHEKIVAMLEWLDQEMRKMGYVPNTEFVLHDLDEEVKQRMLFNHSERLAIAFALLNTGPGARLLITKNLRVCGDCHEATKFISKIVDREIVVRDVKRFHHFKDGFCSCGDYW, encoded by the coding sequence ATGTACTATATTCCAAGGGGACCATGGACGAAATCACTATTATCTGTTTGCAAAGACAAAAGATCTGTAGCTCAAGTTCATGCACTAATGATATTGACTGGTATTCTTGTTACTgggagtaataataataataataacctacTAATTGCTTCCTATGCAAGAACAGGTGATTTCTTCTCTGCTCGTAGTGTGTTCGATGATTTGCCTCACAGAGGTGTCATGACTTGGAATGCTTTGATCATTGCGTATTCTCGTAAGGGTTCACCAGATGAGGTCATAGGGCTATATCGTCGGATGATTTTAGAAGGAATTAAACCCGATAGTTCAATTTTTACTGTTACTCTTAAAGCGTGTGCTAGCTTGCTTGATTTGAAAACAGGTGAAGAAATTCGAGATCTTGCAATTGAGTATGGATATAAAGATGATGTTTTTGTGTGTTCGTCCGTTCTGAATTTGTATGCAAAGTGCGGGAAGATGGATGAAGCAATGAGGATCTTTGATGGAATGCCAAAAAAGGATCTTGTCTCTTGGACTACTATGATTTCAGGCTTTGTTCGAATTGGCGGATCAATGGAAGCTGTAACTATTTATAGACGGATGCAGAATGAGGGAATGGAAGGTGATGGGATAGTTATGGTGGGTTTACTTCAGTCTTGTGCGAGTCTGGGCGATCTGAAAATGGGTCTCTCTATTCATGGGTACATGATTAGACGAGAATTTACAATGGATGTTGTAGTCCAAACCACTCTAATTGACATGTATGTGAAGAATGGCCTGTTGACTGTTGCTTCCAGTGTTTTCAGAAAGATGAGTTACAGGAATGTGGTTTCTTGGGGAGCTTTGATGTCTGGTTTTGCTCAGAATGGGTTCGCAGGGGAAGCATTTGAGTTGCTGATCCAGATGCAAAGAGATGGATTTAAACCTGACATGGCTTCGCTTCTGAGTGTATTAGTGGCTTGTTCTCATATTGGACTTTTGAAACTGGGCAAATCTGTACATGGATATATTGCGAGGAGGCTTGAATTTGATCACGTCTCTGCTACTGCAATGATTGATATGTACTCAAAATGTGGCTCATTATCAAGTGCCTGCTCTCTTTTTGATCGCGTAAATACAAGAGATATGATCTCTTGGAATGCAATTATTGCAGGCTATGGAGTACATGGACAAGGAAGAGAGGCGCTTTCGATTTTCCTCCAAATGAATGAAACAAATTTAAAACCAGATCATGCtacttttgcttctcttctttcaGCTTTTAGTCATTCAGGTTTAGTTGAAGAAGGATTACATTGGTTTAATCTGATGGTTACAGATTATAAGATCCAACCTCATGAAAAGCATTATGTCTGCGTGGTTGATCTTTTGGCTCGAGCAGGCCGAGTTGAAGAAGCTCATGAGCTAATCGAAGCCATGGTTAATGAACCAGGGATTGCAGTTTGGGTAGCTCTACTTTCGGGTTGTCGAAACAAAGTGAATATAGACTTCGGACAAAAAATAGCAAATAAAGTTCTTCAGTTAAAACCAGATGATCCAGGAATTTATGCTTTGGTCTCTAATGTATTTGCCGCAGCAAGAAACTGGGATGCAGTTGCTAGCGTGAGAAAGCTAATGAGGAACAGTGGAAGGAAGAAAATACCCGGATATAGTGTAGCAGAGGTTAATGGCAGGCTGCACGCATTTTTAGTTGAAGATAAAAGCCACCCTCAACATGAAAAGATTGTAGCCATGTTAGAATGGCTTGATCAAGAAATGAGAAAGATGGGTTATGTACCAAACACAGAATTCGTATTGCACGATCTTGATGAAGAAGTAAAGCAGAGAATGTTATTTAATCACAGTGAGAGATTAGCAATTGCGTTTGCATTACTGAATACTGGACCTGGGGCGAGACTTTTAATAACTAAGAACCTTAGAGTTTGTGGGGATTGTCACGAAGCAACCAAATTCATTTCCAAGATTGTTGATAGAGAGATTGTGGTGAGAGACGTAAAGCGATTCCATCATTTCAAGGATGGGTTTTGCTCTTGTGGGGATTACTGGTGA